In Achromobacter pestifer, the DNA window CAGCGGCGACATCGAAATCGACGGCGTGCCCATGTGGGCCGATGCGCAGGGCCGGCCGGCCGGCCCCAACTCCGAGCACCTGCGCAAGGTCCGCGGCAAGATCGGCATGGTGTTCCAGCACTTCAACCTGTTCCCGCACATGACCGCGCTGGGCAACGCCATGGAGGCGCCGCTGCATGTGCGGGGCATGCCCCGCGCCCAGGCCCGCGAACACGCCGTGGAGTACCTGGAAATGGTCGGCCTGGGCGACAAGCTGGATGTCTATCCGGCGCAGTTGTCGGGCGGACAGAAGCAGCGCGTGGGCATCGCGCGGGCGCTGGCCATGTGCCCCCACATCATGTTGTTCGACGAGGTGACTTCGGCGCTGGATCCGGAGCTGGTCGGAGGCATCCTGCAGATCCTGCGCGACCTGTCGGCCCGGCGCAGCATGACGATGATCATCGTGACCCACCAGATGAAGTTCGCTGAACGCAGCTCGGACCGGACCCTGTTCTTCGACGAAGGCAATATCGTCGAGGACGCCGAATCGTCGGTGCTGTTCAGCCAGCCGAAAGAGGCGCGTACGCGCCAGTTCCTGGACTCGGTGATCGAAGGGCAGTAGCGCATCGCCTGCGGACGCGGTTTGACCCCGCCCGGGGCTGCGGTATTCAGGCCGCCAGCCGGGGCGGGGCGCTATGCTGTCGCATCCAACGCCCCGGAGGCTACCGCATGTCGCTGCTTTTCAGTCCCACGTCCATTGGCCAGCTGGAGCTGGCCAACCGCATCGTCATCGCGCCCATGTGCGAGTATTCGGCTGAAAATGGCCTGGCGACCGACTGGCACATGATCCATCTGGGGCACCTGGCCTTATCCGGCGCCGCGCTGCTGTTCGTGGAAGCCACCGCCGTGGAGCCCGACGGCCGCATCACCCCGGGAGACCTGGGCCTGTGGTCCGACGAAACCGAGGCGGCCATCGGCCGCGTCGTGGCCGCCATCCGCCGCTATGCGCCCATCAAGCTGGGCATACAGCTAGGCCATGCGGGCCGCAAGGCTTCCAGCGAAGCGCCCTGGAACGGCGGCCAGCTGGTGCCGTCCGAGGCCGGCGGCTGGCAAGGCTGGGCGCCTTCGGCCGTGCCGCACAACGCGTCCGAACCGCCGCCCCACGCGCTGGACGCGGTGGGCCTGGCGCGTGTGCGCGACGCCTTCGTGGCCAGCGCCAAGCGCGCCCTGCGGCTGGGCTTCGACGCGATCGAGCTGCACGCCGCGCACGGCTATCTGCTGCATCAGTTCCTGTCGCCGCTGTCCAACCGGCGCGACGATGCCTACGGCGGTTCGCTCGAGAACCGCATGCGCTTTCCGCTCGAAGTCTTCCAGGCGCTGCGCGAGGCTGTTCCGCCGTCGGTGACGCTGGGTGTGCGCGTGTCGGCCACCGACTGGGTCGAAGGCGGCTGGGATCTGCAACAGACGCTGGTCCTGGCGCAAGCCTTGAAGGAACGGGGCTGTGAATTCATCGACGTCTCCAGCGGCGGCGTCTCGTCCCAGCAGAAGATTCCCGTGGGCCCGAACTACCAGGTGCCGTTCGCCGAGGAGATCAAGCGCAAGGTGGGCATGCCCACCATCACGGTGGGCCTGATCACCGAGGCGCAGCAGGCGGAAGACATCCTCCAGAACGGCCAGGCCGACATGGTCGCGCTGGCGCGCGGCATGCTGTACGACCCGCGCTGGCCGTGGCACGCCGCGGCGCAACTGGGCGGCCAGGTCAGCGCGCCGCGCCAGTACTGGCGCTCGCAGCCGCGGGACCAGAAGGCGTTGTTTGGCGAGACGCGCTTCGGCCAGCGCTAGGCGCAACCGGCAGGCCGGCGGCCTGCCGGACCCCGTTTATTGCGGCCGCCTGCCGTCGTAGGCGTTCTGCAGCAGCGCCCGCAAGGCCTCGCGTTCCAGCGGGCGAGGATTGGGGTAGGGCGTCTGCAAGGCGATGTCGCAGGCGCGGTCCAGGTCTTCCTGCCGCATGCCGATGTCGCGCAAGGCGGTGGGCGCGCCCAGCGAACTGGCCAGGTCGAACACGCCCGTCGCGGCAGCCGGCGCGCCCAGCGCCGCCGCGATGCGCGCCATGGCCTGCGGCGCGGCCGCGGCGTTGTAGGCCAGGGCTTGCGGCAGCACCACGGTGTGGACTTCGGCGTGCGGCAGGTTGAAGCTGCCGCCCAGCGTATGGCAGAGCTTGTGATGCAGCGCCATGCCCACGCTGCCCAGCACCGTGCCGCACAGCCAGGCGCCGTAGAGCGCGTCGCCGCGCGCCTGCAGCAGGTCCGCGCCGTTGGCGCCGGCGTGGATGGCGGGCAGCGCCTGCGCCAGCGCGCGTATGCCTTCCTGCGCCATCAGGTCCATGATCGGATTGCCGTCCGGCGAATAGAGGCCTTCGGCCGCATGGGCAATGGCGTTGATGCCGCTGGTCACGCTCATCGATACCGGCAGCGACAGGCTGAGCTCGGGGTCGTACACCACGCTGCGCGGCAGCACCCGGTCGTCCTTGCCGGTCTTTTTCACGCCGGCCTCGGTGAGACCGTAGATCGGCGTCATCTCCGAGCCCGCATACGTGGTGGGCACGGCGATGACCGGCAGCCCGGAGTCCAGGGCGATCGCCTTGCCCAGGCCGATGGTGGAGCCGCCGCCCACGGCTACCGCGCAATCGGCGCCCAGCTCGCGCGCCGCCTCGCGCGCCTGGCGCGCGATTTCGATGGGCACGTGCATCACGGCCTGATCGAAGATTCCGGCCACCCGCGGCGCGCCCAGCAGGGCCGCTACCCGCTCGGCCTGCGCGCGCTGCGGCGGCGTGCAGAGCACCAGCGCGCGCCGCAGCCCCAGCGCATCGAGTTCGGCCGCCAGGCCGCCCAGGCTGCCCGGCCCGAAGACCACGCGTTGGGCGCGGCTGGCATAGATGAAGGAGTGCATGGCGTTCGCCGTCTGCATGTCGGTCATTGTGCAACGATTCCGCGGCTCTTGATGAGCTGGCCCCAGCGCTGGGATTCGGCCTGCACCAGCCGGTTCATGTCGTCGCGGCCGCCGGCCACCACTTCGAAGCCGGATTCGGTGATGCGTCCGGCCACGGCCGGATCGCGCAGCGCCGCGATGGTGGCCTCGGCCAGCTTGTCCAGCGTTGCCGCCGGCGTTTGCGCCGGCGCCACCATGCCCACCCAGGAATAGATCTCGAAGCCCGGATAGCTCTCGGCGATGGCGGGCACGTCCGGCAGGGCGGCGACGCGCTTGGGCGC includes these proteins:
- a CDS encoding amino acid ABC transporter ATP-binding protein; its protein translation is MSASVSIKNLRKQYGELEVLRGINLEIPSGQTVAVIGPSGSGKSTLLRVLMTLDPPTSGDIEIDGVPMWADAQGRPAGPNSEHLRKVRGKIGMVFQHFNLFPHMTALGNAMEAPLHVRGMPRAQAREHAVEYLEMVGLGDKLDVYPAQLSGGQKQRVGIARALAMCPHIMLFDEVTSALDPELVGGILQILRDLSARRSMTMIIVTHQMKFAERSSDRTLFFDEGNIVEDAESSVLFSQPKEARTRQFLDSVIEGQ
- a CDS encoding NADH:flavin oxidoreductase/NADH oxidase, whose product is MSLLFSPTSIGQLELANRIVIAPMCEYSAENGLATDWHMIHLGHLALSGAALLFVEATAVEPDGRITPGDLGLWSDETEAAIGRVVAAIRRYAPIKLGIQLGHAGRKASSEAPWNGGQLVPSEAGGWQGWAPSAVPHNASEPPPHALDAVGLARVRDAFVASAKRALRLGFDAIELHAAHGYLLHQFLSPLSNRRDDAYGGSLENRMRFPLEVFQALREAVPPSVTLGVRVSATDWVEGGWDLQQTLVLAQALKERGCEFIDVSSGGVSSQQKIPVGPNYQVPFAEEIKRKVGMPTITVGLITEAQQAEDILQNGQADMVALARGMLYDPRWPWHAAAQLGGQVSAPRQYWRSQPRDQKALFGETRFGQR
- a CDS encoding maleylacetate reductase; its protein translation is MTDMQTANAMHSFIYASRAQRVVFGPGSLGGLAAELDALGLRRALVLCTPPQRAQAERVAALLGAPRVAGIFDQAVMHVPIEIARQAREAARELGADCAVAVGGGSTIGLGKAIALDSGLPVIAVPTTYAGSEMTPIYGLTEAGVKKTGKDDRVLPRSVVYDPELSLSLPVSMSVTSGINAIAHAAEGLYSPDGNPIMDLMAQEGIRALAQALPAIHAGANGADLLQARGDALYGAWLCGTVLGSVGMALHHKLCHTLGGSFNLPHAEVHTVVLPQALAYNAAAAPQAMARIAAALGAPAAATGVFDLASSLGAPTALRDIGMRQEDLDRACDIALQTPYPNPRPLEREALRALLQNAYDGRRPQ